The Pedosphaera parvula Ellin514 genome segment AGGAAAAGAAATCGGTCCGCGTCACCGACTGTAAGGACTGGCATATGGATATTAGCGAGTTCGCCTGGCGTTAGGCAGCTTTGGCGCTCGGAGTGGTTTGCTTCGCCTTCCCACCCAATAGCAAGCGCAGGCTGTTCATCACCACGATCACCGTGCTGCCTTCGTGTCCCACCACGCCAAGGGTGAGCGGAATTTTGCCAAGCATCGCGAACGTCACCAGCACCACGACTGTCCCAAGCGAAATCACCAGGTTCTGCCGGATTACCCTTCGTGCGCGCTGACTCAGTCGGAATGCCGCCAAAAAGTTCTCCAATCGGTCATGCATCAATACCACCTCCGCCTGCTCCAAAGCCGCGTCTGCCCCCCGCGCTCCCATTGCCACCCCCACATCAGCTACCGCCAAACTGGGTGCATCATTCACGCCATCGCCGATCATTGCTACTTTTTGTCCCTGTTCCACCAACTCCCGAATCGCCGCCACCTTTTGCTCGGGTTTCAATTCCGCACGCACATCGTCCAAATCCAGTTCATCCTTCAAATGTTCCGCCGCCGCTTTGCGGTCGCCGGTAAGGACAATGGATTTTAATCCTTGTTCGCGGAGCTCTTCAATCACCTGCCGCGCCTGCGGGCGTATATCGTCTCGCAACACTATGCGCCCCACCAAATCACCTTCGGTAAGCCATACCTCGCTAAAGCCAGCCTCAGTCGGTGGCACTTTTTCAATGACAGTTAAACATTCCCCGTCCGCAAGCCAATCCCGTTTTCCCAACCGGCAAATCCTGCCCGCGCGCCGCGTCTCCAATCCTGCGCCCGTAACGGATTCAAAATGCTCGAACTCGATCACCTCGAGCTGTCGCTGTTTTCCATGCCGCGTGATCGCCCGCGCCAGTGGATGCGTCGAGAGTCGTTCCAGCGAGTAGGCGAGTTGCGCAATCTCCCGCTCGCGTCCCGGCGGAAAGCTCTCCACTTTTTCCACGCGCAGTTCTCCCGTCGTCAGCGTCCCTGTTTTGTCCAAGGCAACCGTGTTCACTCCCGCCAGTTTCTCCACCGCTGCACCGCCGCGGAACAAGATTCCATGCCGCGCTCCCCAGGCAATCGCCGCCAGCACCGCTGAAGGAATGGACAACACCAGCGCACATGGTGACGCCACCACCAGCAACGTCATCGCATGATAAAACGCGCTCTTCACATTCCCCTGCGAAGTAAAAGGTGCCTCTTTGAGAACCAGCCACCAAACGAAGAACATGCCGAACGACAAGCCCAGGACCACATAAGTATAAATGGTGCTGAACCTGTCCGTAAACCGTTGGGATGGTGCTTTCTGTTGCTGGGCCTCCTTGATGAGATGAATAATTTTCTGCAACGCACTCTCCTTGGCTGCCCGCAACACTATCACTTCTACTGCTCCCCAAAGATTAATCGTTCCCGCCAGCACGGTATCACCAACCGTCTTATCCACCGGCGTTGCCTCACCGGTCAAATTAGACTCATCGCTCGCGGTCTGCCCCTTCACAATTTCGGCATCAGCTGGAAATTGCGCTCCCGGCTTCACCAATAATCGCATTCCCGTACGCAGCCGTTCCACCGCCACTTCACTCTCCTGTCCGTTTGCACCCAGAACTATCGCCACCTTCGGTGCTTCCTTGAACAAGGAGTTGATCTCACGGTGAGTTCTCCCGAGGGCAAAATGTTCCAGCCCACCGGAAAGCGAAAACAGGAATAGCAAGGTCGTCCCTTCCTCCCACGCCCCAATGGATGCGGCCCCGATCGCCACCGCGATCATGAGGAAATGCACATCAATCTCCCGATCCCGCAACTTCTCCCAGACCTCCTGGGTCGTGTACCACCCTCCGGCCAAATACGCTAAAACAAAACTCCACGTCGCCAATTGGCTTGTCCCAAGAAAATACCCCGCCAATCCAAACACACCACACAAACCCGCCGCCACCAACTGCCCCTTCCATTCATCGAGATGCTCCTCATGCTCGATAAATTCCACGTCCCGCTGCACCACCCGTGGCCAGGGTATACTCTTCCATCTCCAGAATCTGGGCGCAGTTGGACAGGTTATTCGAGCAATGGTGGTTAAAGGGCCTTCCTGTTTAATGCTGACAGCCTGCTTCTCTCGGGCATCGAGTGGGACACTGCAGCCCGTGCAATCTCCGTCACCGGAAATCAGGCCACAGGCGATTCGTTCCGCCTCTGCTTCTGCCTGCTCGATGGTCTCCGAAATCTTCTGCGTCAGCCGCGGCACATCAGCCTTACCCAGTGTTGCGACGGAAATTGTCCTTTCCACCCGGTTCACCGTGACCGCTTCCAAGGCCGGCTCGTCCGCCAAAACCCGGCTTACAGCTCGGGCCAAACATTTACTCTCTTCAGTCTCTGTGCTGCTGGATGGCAACAAACTCATGTCTTTTATTTCCCCAGAATTTAACATAACTCTTCATTGCATGGACAATGATAAGATTTTTCCCGCATGTGCCTCTCTCCCAAAGCCTAGGCCTTGTCCAACACGTGTTCCAGCATTACTTTCTGCCTGAGGCCATGCCAAACATGTTCGATGCCGGAATAGTAAACTTAAAATAAATCGGTGGAACTCTGAGCCTGTTTTTGGTTATTTTGAAATCAGAAGAGGATGTTACTTACGCCAAACGAAATGGGAAATATAATGGAAGCCAATGAGAAGATGGGAAAATGCAACACGAGTAATCGCACTATTATCGCGTGGGTCGAAGAACAGGCCAAACTCTGCCAGCCCGACGAAATCTTTTGGTGCGATGGTTCTGAATCGGAAAAGGTATTGCTGACCGCCGAAGCCGTCGACAAAGGCATACTAATCAAACTCAACCAGGAAAAGCTTCCCGGTTGTTATTATCATCGCTCCAACCCCAATGACGTGGCGCGCGTCGAACAATGCACTTACATCTGCACCGAAACCCGGGATGAAGCTGGCCCCACAAACAACTGGGCAGCTCCGAAGGAAATGTATCAAAAGCTGCTCGGCCTGGCCCGTGGCAGCATGCATGGCCGCACCATGTATGTCGTTCCCTATCTCATGGGGCCACTCGGCTCACCCCTGACCAAGGTAGGCATTGAACTGACGGATTCCATCTACGTTGTGCTCAGCATGCGCATCATGGCCCGCATGGGTGATGTGGCCTACAAACACCTTGGCAATCGCGATGATTTCAATCGAGGCCTCCACTGCATGCTGGACGTTAATCCCGAGCGGCGCTACATCTGCCATTTCCCACAGGACAACACCATTATCTCCGTCGGCTCGGCCTATGGCGGCAATGCGCTGCTGGGAAAGAAATGTCTCGCCCTCCGTATCGGCTCTTATTTGGGTCGCAAGGAAGGCTGGATGGCCGAACACATGCTCATACTGGGCGTCGAATCCCCAACCGGCGAAAAAACCTACGTTGCCGCCGCTTTCCCCAGCGCTTGTGGCAAGACTAACTTCGCCATGATGATTCCTCCAGCTCACTTCAAAGGTTGGAAAATCTGGACGGTTGGCGATGACATTGCCTGGATGAAACCCGGTCCCGATGGCCGCCTTTACGCCATCAATCCGGAAGCCGGTTATTTTGGCGTGATGCCTGGCACCAATTACAAGTCCAACCTCAACGCCATGAAAAGCATCCAAAAGGATACCATCTACACCAACGTGGCGCTCACCCCCGACCTCGACGTCTGGTGGGAAGGCAAGGATGGGCCGCCGCCAAAGGAGTGTCTCGACTGGCGGGGCAATAAATGGACTCCTGAATCAAAGGAGAAAGCCGCTCATCCCAATAGCCGCTTCGCTGCTCCCATGATCAACAACCCCATGCTTGCACCCGAAGCCAACGATCCCTCTGGCGTCCCCATCAGCGCCATCATCTTTGGTGGCCGCCGGGCCGACACGATGCCGCTCGTCTTCCAAGCATTCAATTGGATTCACGGCGTCTACGTCGGTGCCACCATGGGTTCAGAAATGACGGCGGCCGCTGCCGGAACTCTCGGGCAGGTCCGTCGTGACCCCATGGCTATGCTCCCGTTCTGTGGCTACAACATGGGCTATTACTTCCACCATTGGATTATCATGCGGAAGCTCATCAAATACCCGCCTCGAATCTTCCACGTGAACTGGTTCCGCAAAGACGCAAATGGAGAATTCCTCTGGCCCGGCTTTGGCGAGAACATGCGTGTGCTGAAATGGATTGTGGATCGCTGCAAAGGCCGCGCCAATGCCAATGAAACTCCGCTGGGCTGGGTGCCGGGCCCTGAAAGTTTCGATTTGGGAGGTCTGGAAGGCTATACTCCCGAGAAGCTATCCCAAGCCCAAACCATCAATTATGAAGATTGGCGCCGCGAACTCCTCCAGCAGGACGAACTCTTCATGAAACTTTACTCAAATCTGCCGAAGGAAATGATTTTCCAGCGTGAACTGCTGGTTTCCCGGCTGTAACCCTTCTCATACGGAAACAAAAAACCCCGAGCTTTTTAAGTCGGGGTTTTAGCTATTGCAAACCGATTACTTGCCTGCCGCGGCAGCAGCCTTCGGAGACATCAAAACGCTCTTCGAAACTGCCTTGCTGCATGAGGACTTATTGCTGCAGCAGTCTTTTTTGTCAGCGCTGCAAGCCACTTTGTCCTTGCCCGTGCAAGGCTTGGCGTCACCAGCGTAACTGGAAGGAGCCAAAGCAAGAGCGGAGATTGCGATACAAAATATAAACTTTTTCATAAAATTCAGATGGAAAATCATTAGTTGCCTGTCCTCAACTTTATTGCTGCCAGGCGCTTAAGCCGTCTTTGTTTTGTGGTGATGTTTCTTGTGATGCTTATGATGCTTTTTATGGTGCTTGTTGTGATGTTTCGCTCCAGCAATGGTAGTGGGAGCTGCTGAAACTTCAGTCGTAAGCAGCGGAGAACATGCAAATGCTGCCAGAACCAACATTAGGATAAGTTTTTTCATGGGTAAACCAATAGGATAATGAAACGATTTCTTTGTCAATCCCGCGTTTTTCACACTGTCTGACCTATAGGACATCAATTCGTTCAATTTGGTTACAGTGTTTATTCAAAAAGAACCGAACTTGCCGGCTTTGGCGGTTTCTTAGCCTTGACGACTAACCTTGGCTTTATTTGGTGATATGGTATATAAGGGTTGGTAACTTCGTTCGATTGTTTCCGTACCCCGGTTCACCCGCTTATGGGGTGTCGCCTATGCCAATGACCAATTCGACGAGCGAAACTGATCATGCTGCCGCTTCGGCAGCGGAAACCGCGCGTACGGAACAATCATCGCAAGCGCGTGACCAGCAATATCGTCTGCTGGCGGAAAATACCGTCGTGGGAATTTGGCAGATAAATCCGGCTGGTGAAACTCTTTACATTAATCCCGCCATGCTGCGAATGTTGGAGCTGGAAAAACCTGAAGACCTTGCTGGTCGCACGCATCATTCCTTCTTCACACCCGAATCCTTGGTTTTGATGGCCAATGAGCACGATACGCGCAAAGTTGGTACCAGTTCTAATTACGAGGCAGAACTTCTCAGCCGCAACGGACGTAAACTACCTGTCCATGTATGTGGTTCACCCGTCTTAAACCCTGATGGAACTCTGCAAAGCCTTATTGGCACCTTCCTTGATAACACCGCCCGCAAGCAGGCGGAAGAATCCGCACGGAAGAGTGAGGAGTTATTCCGCGCCATCGTCGAGGACCAAAATGAATTTATCGTGCGCTGGAAACCTGACGGCACTCTGACCTTCGTCAATCAAGCCTATTCCCGTTTCTTCAACCAATCGAAAGAAGGATTGATTGGCAAAAGCTTCTATCCTTTCATCCCGGAGGAAGACCGCGAGATGATTCGTCAGAAAGTCCGTTCTCTCACTCCGGACCATCCTGTAGCCTCGGATACTCATCGTGCCATCTTACCCACCGGCCAGGTCTTCTGGCAGCAATGGTCAGATAGAGGGTTGTTCGACAAAGATGGAAATCTGGTGGAACTCCAATCGGTTGGCCGTGACATCACAGCTCGCATCGAAACTGAAGAGGAGCTCCGTCGGAGCGAGGAAAACTACCGCACTCTGGTCGAACAATCTCAAGACCTGATCTGGGCCATCGATCTTCAGGCACGATTCACTTTCCTCAACCAGGCAGCCTACAAGACGCTGGGATATCGTCCCGAGGAGCTTCTCGGCAAACCCTTTACTGAGTTTGTCCCACCGGAGCATGTGCCTACATACCAGGCCGCCTTTGAGGAAAATATTCGCACCGGAAAGGACACGCTGGATTACGAGAGCTTCCTGGTCCGCAAGGATGGCACGATTGTGGCACTGAGCGCCAATGCAACGGTCATCCGCGATTCTCAAGGAAATCCTGTGGGTATCACCGGCATTTCCAAGGATATTTCCGAACGCATCCGTGCGGAACAGGCCCTGAAAGATAGCGAAAAACGTTATGAACTGGCCGTCAGTGGCTCGGCTGCTGGTTTGTGGGACTGGAATATTTTGACCGATGAAATTTACTACGCCCCAAGGCTGAGGGAACTCCTCGGTTACAGCCAAAACGAATTCCCAGATCGTCTTTCCTCAGTAAATGAGAAACTTCATCCTGATGACTACGAACGTGTTTGGGCTGCCATACGTGAACACCTGGAGCGCCGGACCACTTATAATATCGAGTTTCGCCTGCTCACCAAAACTGGCGATTACCATTGGTTCCTTGGTCGTGGCCAGGCCCTTTGGGAGGAATCCGGCAAACCATACCGGATGGCTGGCTCAATCTCGGACATCACTGAACGCAAATACACCGAACAGGCCCTGCGCGAAAGTGAAGAAAGATTCCGCCAACTGGCGAACACCATGGATGAGGTGTTCTGGATGAATTCGCTGCTTCCCGAACGCGTTCTCTATGTGAGTCCCGCCTTCTTCCGCATTTGGGGTGTTTCACCAGAAGCTCTCTATCAAAATCCGCGCCTGTGGCTGGAATCGATTATCCCCGGGGACCGCCAAAGAGTTCGCGATCTTTATGACAACTTTTTCAAAAATAAGGCGGTCCCCACTTATTCCGCAGAATACCGCATTCGGCGTTCCGATGGTTCGCAACGTTGGATTTCCGACACTGGCTCCAAAATCAAGAATGAACGGGGGGAGGCCTATCGAGTTTGTGGTATTGCAAGGGATGTTACTGAAAGAAAGCTCGCAGAAGAAAACCACGCCGCTTGGGAAGCCAAACTGCAGCAATCACAAAAAATGGACGCCATTGGCCGCCTGGCCGGTGGCATTGCTCATGATTTCAATAACATTCTGACCGTCATCTCAGGAAATGCCCGGATGGCGAGACAAGACCTGCCCGCCGGGCATTCACTTCAGGAACACCTCACAGAAATCGAAAAATCCTCCGAACGCGCCACCGATTTGGTCAGGCAAATTCTGGCTTTCAGTCGCCAGCAGGAAATGGAACGCAAGCCGCTCTACCTGGCCCCTGTGGTTGAGGATGCTGTAAAATTCCTCCGATCCACCCTGCCTGCATCGATCGAAATTCGGTCGAATTACGAATCCCATCTCCTTCCTATTTCAGCCAACGCCACCCAGGTGAACCAGGTGATCATGAACCTTGGCACCAATGCGAGCCATGCCATGAATAACAACGGCCTGCTGGAAGTGAGGCTGGATATGGTCACGGTGGATGCCAACACCGCTGGCACAGTCCCTGATCTGCACCAGGGCAGGTACGTTCGCCTCTCGATGCAGGATGCCGGCTCTGGAATCGACACGAGTATTCTTCCCCACATTTTTGATCCGTTCTTCACGACCAAGTCACCTGGCCAGGGCACCGGTTTGGGACTGTCCGTCGTGCACGGCATCATGAAGAGCCATGGCGGTGCCGTCACGGTTGAAACGGAAGTCGGAAAAGGCTCTGCTTTCAACTTGTTTTTCCCTGCTCTTGAGGTCGAGATACCACCCTCGAAACCCGTGGAAGCGGATGAAGCCCAGGGTCACGGTGAACGCATTTTGTTCGTGGATGATGAACACTCGATCGTCTTCATTACCACGCGCATGCTCAAACGGGTGGGTTACAACGTCACCGGATTTACCAATCCTCTTGAAGCCCTCGCTGCTTTTAAGTCGGACCCTGATCAGTTTGACCTTGTTGTCACAGATATGTCCATGCCGTACCTGGATGGACCACGCTTGATTGTGGAAATCAAAAAGATCCGACCCGACATCCCCATCGTAATGACCACCGGTTACATCCGCTCTCAAGATGTTGAAAGCGCAAAAGGTCTTGGTATCGCCGAGCTGATCCTAAAACCGAATACCATCCACGAATTGGCTCAAACCCTTCACACCATCCTCGCCCGCCGCCTGAAACCAAACACTCCGCCTTAATTCGCAGTTGCCCCGACGAATTCAAGGCTCCTTTTCTCCGTCCATTCCCCGAAATCTTCCACCTGCACCAATCTTGAAATTGAACGCCTTGCCATCTTTCAAACTCTCAACCTCATACACATACTCTCCCTTCTCATCAAAAACCTTGTCGATCCGCACCAACTTGCCGTTGCCCACTTTTCCGTGAAGCACCTTTCTTCCGAGCGGCGGCAGGTCCGACGCAAACGCCTCGATGGTCTCCAGCTTTCCATCCCCCGCAATCGTCATATCACGACTCCTCCCCCCTTCATTCACTTCGGCACTGTACGAAATTCCATCCTCTTCTAATACTCGATAAACACTCTCCAGCTTTCCCTTCGCACTCTCAACTTCGATGGTCTTCCTCACTGCGACCGGGGCTTCCTCCAGACCAATCTCAGCCCGGATCATTTTGCCCTCCATCGTCACTGTAAAAAACCGATCCTTCCCAGCCTTGTTGGTCATCTCGACTTCATAACTGATTGTTCCATCCTCCTCTGAAGTCTTTTCCACGCTGTCGATTGTTCCGTTACCCAACTGTGCCCTGATTGCTTTTTGCGGCACGGCCGGCA includes the following:
- a CDS encoding PAS domain S-box protein; protein product: MPMTNSTSETDHAAASAAETARTEQSSQARDQQYRLLAENTVVGIWQINPAGETLYINPAMLRMLELEKPEDLAGRTHHSFFTPESLVLMANEHDTRKVGTSSNYEAELLSRNGRKLPVHVCGSPVLNPDGTLQSLIGTFLDNTARKQAEESARKSEELFRAIVEDQNEFIVRWKPDGTLTFVNQAYSRFFNQSKEGLIGKSFYPFIPEEDREMIRQKVRSLTPDHPVASDTHRAILPTGQVFWQQWSDRGLFDKDGNLVELQSVGRDITARIETEEELRRSEENYRTLVEQSQDLIWAIDLQARFTFLNQAAYKTLGYRPEELLGKPFTEFVPPEHVPTYQAAFEENIRTGKDTLDYESFLVRKDGTIVALSANATVIRDSQGNPVGITGISKDISERIRAEQALKDSEKRYELAVSGSAAGLWDWNILTDEIYYAPRLRELLGYSQNEFPDRLSSVNEKLHPDDYERVWAAIREHLERRTTYNIEFRLLTKTGDYHWFLGRGQALWEESGKPYRMAGSISDITERKYTEQALRESEERFRQLANTMDEVFWMNSLLPERVLYVSPAFFRIWGVSPEALYQNPRLWLESIIPGDRQRVRDLYDNFFKNKAVPTYSAEYRIRRSDGSQRWISDTGSKIKNERGEAYRVCGIARDVTERKLAEENHAAWEAKLQQSQKMDAIGRLAGGIAHDFNNILTVISGNARMARQDLPAGHSLQEHLTEIEKSSERATDLVRQILAFSRQQEMERKPLYLAPVVEDAVKFLRSTLPASIEIRSNYESHLLPISANATQVNQVIMNLGTNASHAMNNNGLLEVRLDMVTVDANTAGTVPDLHQGRYVRLSMQDAGSGIDTSILPHIFDPFFTTKSPGQGTGLGLSVVHGIMKSHGGAVTVETEVGKGSAFNLFFPALEVEIPPSKPVEADEAQGHGERILFVDDEHSIVFITTRMLKRVGYNVTGFTNPLEALAAFKSDPDQFDLVVTDMSMPYLDGPRLIVEIKKIRPDIPIVMTTGYIRSQDVESAKGLGIAELILKPNTIHELAQTLHTILARRLKPNTPP
- a CDS encoding heavy metal translocating P-type ATPase — protein: MSLLPSSSTETEESKCLARAVSRVLADEPALEAVTVNRVERTISVATLGKADVPRLTQKISETIEQAEAEAERIACGLISGDGDCTGCSVPLDAREKQAVSIKQEGPLTTIARITCPTAPRFWRWKSIPWPRVVQRDVEFIEHEEHLDEWKGQLVAAGLCGVFGLAGYFLGTSQLATWSFVLAYLAGGWYTTQEVWEKLRDREIDVHFLMIAVAIGAASIGAWEEGTTLLFLFSLSGGLEHFALGRTHREINSLFKEAPKVAIVLGANGQESEVAVERLRTGMRLLVKPGAQFPADAEIVKGQTASDESNLTGEATPVDKTVGDTVLAGTINLWGAVEVIVLRAAKESALQKIIHLIKEAQQQKAPSQRFTDRFSTIYTYVVLGLSFGMFFVWWLVLKEAPFTSQGNVKSAFYHAMTLLVVASPCALVLSIPSAVLAAIAWGARHGILFRGGAAVEKLAGVNTVALDKTGTLTTGELRVEKVESFPPGREREIAQLAYSLERLSTHPLARAITRHGKQRQLEVIEFEHFESVTGAGLETRRAGRICRLGKRDWLADGECLTVIEKVPPTEAGFSEVWLTEGDLVGRIVLRDDIRPQARQVIEELREQGLKSIVLTGDRKAAAEHLKDELDLDDVRAELKPEQKVAAIRELVEQGQKVAMIGDGVNDAPSLAVADVGVAMGARGADAALEQAEVVLMHDRLENFLAAFRLSQRARRVIRQNLVISLGTVVVLVTFAMLGKIPLTLGVVGHEGSTVIVVMNSLRLLLGGKAKQTTPSAKAA
- a CDS encoding phosphoenolpyruvate carboxykinase (GTP) codes for the protein MGNIMEANEKMGKCNTSNRTIIAWVEEQAKLCQPDEIFWCDGSESEKVLLTAEAVDKGILIKLNQEKLPGCYYHRSNPNDVARVEQCTYICTETRDEAGPTNNWAAPKEMYQKLLGLARGSMHGRTMYVVPYLMGPLGSPLTKVGIELTDSIYVVLSMRIMARMGDVAYKHLGNRDDFNRGLHCMLDVNPERRYICHFPQDNTIISVGSAYGGNALLGKKCLALRIGSYLGRKEGWMAEHMLILGVESPTGEKTYVAAAFPSACGKTNFAMMIPPAHFKGWKIWTVGDDIAWMKPGPDGRLYAINPEAGYFGVMPGTNYKSNLNAMKSIQKDTIYTNVALTPDLDVWWEGKDGPPPKECLDWRGNKWTPESKEKAAHPNSRFAAPMINNPMLAPEANDPSGVPISAIIFGGRRADTMPLVFQAFNWIHGVYVGATMGSEMTAAAAGTLGQVRRDPMAMLPFCGYNMGYYFHHWIIMRKLIKYPPRIFHVNWFRKDANGEFLWPGFGENMRVLKWIVDRCKGRANANETPLGWVPGPESFDLGGLEGYTPEKLSQAQTINYEDWRRELLQQDELFMKLYSNLPKEMIFQRELLVSRL
- a CDS encoding PepSY-like domain-containing protein, whose translation is MKRNFSRQSLSLVASLFLCCCGVVCTEISAAEAKKLVLSDLPAAVQKMVQSQLNVGGGKVGEIDREEDDGEISYVVEIVKGEDARDMTVSEEGKLLGMEVDLNEVPAVPQKAIRAQLGNGTIDSVEKTSEEDGTISYEVEMTNKAGKDRFFTVTMEGKMIRAEIGLEEAPVAVRKTIEVESAKGKLESVYRVLEEDGISYSAEVNEGGRSRDMTIAGDGKLETIEAFASDLPPLGRKVLHGKVGNGKLVRIDKVFDEKGEYVYEVESLKDGKAFNFKIGAGGRFRGMDGEKEP